A single window of Candidatus Eisenbacteria bacterium DNA harbors:
- a CDS encoding polysaccharide deacetylase family protein, whose translation MESGDQKLVVAWDCEDTAGVAFFRIRVSDTSGIYRDMPDWNGREAAFTFTTDDGRRDNLGWAEVCRALGVSATFFCVPDYVGDPGFLSADEIRRIDSLAIEIGCHSMSHVALLTDEAFHMRYEGPAPSCSLRIWGGRLQTFLEPDSLDLDIDLNAAGTNFLHSLCATIRNHPCYDCSLDFYTCADDFCRAHYLEWVRGVPIGRDWHQTYTTKGIDSLRLDLETAGAKAFLEALVSRPDYECRSFAYPMHLHGEREIAACVRAGFFGARDGYAYPRPWGSPNGPDDLFNVNVYEKLSVSAPFSNGWDEAATRDWVRGLVRDWKANKRWATLRVAHTYADIDSAHLFWVLDEIAADGGVWIGAFGDVAEYARRYAISIGKPPRLEATLAGLMPDRIHYAVITALDEDRNESARSNEIAFIVSSSIGVRGTDRLAEPGARPIRFLGSSPVVEGGGASIWFSLEEPLVLEVSIYDVSGRAVVRRRTERLEPGSRSILWDGRSSAGREVAAGRYLVLLRGESGEDCGSVLLVR comes from the coding sequence GTGGAATCCGGCGATCAGAAGCTCGTCGTCGCGTGGGACTGCGAGGACACTGCCGGCGTCGCGTTCTTCCGCATCCGTGTCTCCGACACATCCGGCATCTACAGGGACATGCCGGATTGGAACGGCCGCGAGGCGGCGTTCACCTTCACAACCGACGACGGGCGGCGCGACAACCTCGGATGGGCGGAAGTTTGCCGCGCGCTCGGTGTTTCCGCCACGTTCTTTTGTGTCCCGGATTACGTGGGCGATCCGGGATTCCTCAGCGCGGACGAAATCCGCCGGATTGATTCGCTCGCGATCGAAATTGGATGCCACTCGATGTCCCATGTCGCGCTCTTGACCGACGAGGCCTTCCACATGCGCTACGAGGGGCCCGCTCCATCCTGCAGTCTTCGGATCTGGGGCGGACGGCTGCAGACCTTCCTCGAGCCCGATTCGCTCGATCTCGACATCGACTTGAACGCGGCAGGCACGAACTTTCTCCATTCTCTCTGCGCGACGATCCGTAATCATCCGTGCTACGACTGTTCGCTCGACTTCTATACGTGTGCCGATGATTTCTGCCGCGCGCACTATCTTGAGTGGGTCCGCGGCGTCCCGATCGGCCGGGACTGGCACCAAACCTATACGACCAAGGGGATCGACTCGCTTCGGCTCGACCTGGAAACCGCGGGAGCGAAAGCGTTCCTCGAGGCGCTCGTCTCCCGCCCGGATTATGAATGCCGCTCCTTCGCCTACCCGATGCACCTACACGGGGAGCGCGAGATCGCGGCCTGCGTCCGCGCCGGATTCTTCGGCGCGCGGGATGGGTACGCATATCCTCGTCCGTGGGGCTCGCCCAACGGCCCGGACGATCTTTTCAACGTGAATGTTTACGAAAAGCTCTCAGTGTCCGCTCCGTTCTCGAACGGTTGGGACGAAGCCGCGACGCGCGATTGGGTGCGAGGCCTGGTTCGGGATTGGAAAGCGAACAAGAGATGGGCGACCCTTCGCGTGGCCCATACATACGCGGATATCGACTCCGCACACCTCTTCTGGGTCTTGGACGAGATCGCGGCGGACGGAGGGGTGTGGATCGGGGCTTTCGGCGACGTGGCGGAGTACGCGAGGCGTTACGCGATTAGCATCGGCAAGCCGCCCCGTCTGGAGGCGACTCTCGCCGGTCTCATGCCCGATCGGATCCACTACGCGGTGATCACGGCTCTCGACGAGGATCGAAACGAGAGCGCGCGGTCGAACGAGATCGCGTTCATCGTGTCGAGTTCGATAGGAGTGAGGGGGACCGACCGACTCGCCGAGCCCGGGGCGCGTCCGATCCGATTCCTTGGATCCTCTCCCGTTGTGGAGGGGGGTGGGGCGAGCATCTGGTTCTCGCTGGAAGAGCCGCTGGTCCTTGAAGTATCAATCTACGATGTCTCCGGACGCGCAGTGGTCCGCCGGAGAACGGAGCGCCTGGAGCCGGGAAGCCGGTCGATCCTTTGGGACGGTCGGTCCTCCGCGGGACGCGAAGTCGCGGCGGGACGTTATCTCGTCCTTCTTCGCGGCGAATCCGGGGAGGATTGCGGGTCCGTCCTTCTCGTTCGCTGA